One genomic segment of Paraburkholderia aromaticivorans includes these proteins:
- a CDS encoding aldehyde dehydrogenase family protein, with amino-acid sequence MRIIDQIYIDGAFVTPHGSDMFDLFNPATEQVIGRVRLANAQDARDAIAAAKRAFPAFSRTSKRERIDMLKRMHEAVVAKENELYEAITDEYGAPVSRGRWMARHASSVLLEAAKVLQDYAFTRRAGSAEVVMQPLGVAGLITPWNSDAGFICGKLAAALAAGCTAVVKPSEMSAIQTRIVTEALHDAGLPAGVFNIVTGRGDTTGAEISSHPDVAKLSFTGSTAVGKTILRAASDTLKRVTLELGGKSPVIVLDDANFDEAVPLAIQAGFINSGQACIAGTRILVPLRRLPEFEARVQEEVARTRAGAPRDPKTTVGPMVSQKQWERVQRYIRIGIDEGARLIAGGPGRPEGMDAGWFVRPTVFSDVTNDMTIAREEIFGPVLSIIGYRDTEEAIAIANDTSYGLQAYVLSGDNERAHEVASRIEAGRVLVNTLAHEPAAPFGGFKQSGIGREYGTFGLEAFLEPKSVLGVL; translated from the coding sequence ATGCGGATCATCGACCAGATTTATATCGACGGCGCGTTCGTCACGCCGCACGGCAGCGACATGTTCGACCTCTTCAATCCGGCGACGGAGCAGGTGATCGGCCGCGTCCGCCTTGCAAACGCACAGGACGCGCGCGATGCCATCGCCGCCGCGAAACGCGCGTTTCCCGCCTTCTCACGCACCAGCAAGCGTGAACGCATCGACATGCTGAAGCGGATGCATGAAGCCGTCGTGGCAAAAGAAAACGAGCTTTACGAAGCGATCACCGACGAATACGGCGCACCGGTGTCGCGCGGCCGCTGGATGGCGCGGCACGCGAGCAGCGTGTTGCTCGAAGCGGCGAAGGTATTGCAGGACTATGCATTCACGCGCCGCGCGGGCAGCGCCGAGGTCGTGATGCAACCGTTGGGCGTCGCCGGTTTGATCACCCCGTGGAATAGCGACGCGGGCTTCATTTGCGGCAAGCTCGCCGCCGCTCTGGCCGCCGGCTGCACGGCCGTCGTCAAGCCGAGCGAGATGAGCGCGATCCAGACGCGCATCGTGACCGAGGCATTGCATGACGCGGGCTTGCCCGCGGGCGTGTTCAACATCGTGACAGGGCGCGGGGACACCACAGGCGCGGAAATCAGCTCGCATCCCGACGTGGCCAAGCTGTCGTTCACCGGATCGACAGCTGTCGGCAAGACGATTCTGCGCGCGGCGTCCGACACATTGAAGCGGGTGACGCTCGAACTCGGCGGCAAGTCGCCCGTGATCGTGCTCGACGACGCGAACTTCGATGAAGCCGTGCCGCTCGCGATTCAGGCCGGCTTCATCAATAGCGGGCAGGCATGTATCGCGGGCACTCGCATTCTGGTGCCGCTGCGACGGCTGCCGGAGTTCGAAGCGCGCGTGCAGGAAGAGGTCGCGCGCACCCGCGCCGGCGCTCCGCGCGATCCGAAAACCACCGTTGGCCCGATGGTCAGCCAGAAGCAGTGGGAGCGCGTGCAGCGCTATATCCGCATCGGCATCGACGAAGGCGCGCGTCTGATTGCCGGCGGCCCGGGACGTCCGGAAGGCATGGACGCCGGTTGGTTCGTGCGCCCGACCGTGTTCAGCGACGTCACGAACGACATGACGATTGCGCGTGAGGAAATTTTCGGCCCCGTGCTGTCGATCATCGGCTATCGTGACACCGAAGAAGCCATCGCGATTGCCAACGATACGAGCTATGGCTTGCAGGCTTATGTGTTGTCGGGTGACAACGAGCGGGCGCATGAGGTTGCGTCGAGAATCGAAGCGGGGCGCGTACTCGTCAACACGCTGGCTCATGAGCCGGCCGCGCCGTTCGGCGGCTTCAAGCAATCCGGCATCGGGCGCGAATACGGTACGTTCGGGCTGGAAGCGTTTCTGGAGCCAAAGTCCGTGCTTGGCGTTCTCTGA
- the trpS gene encoding tryptophan--tRNA ligase translates to MTDANQTTKQPIILTGDRTTGPLHLGHYIGSLRSRVQLQHEAQQFLLLADAQAMTDNVGRHQKVTENVIEVALDYLAVGIDPAKSTIFIQSQVPELAELSQYLLNLVTVARLERNPTIKAEIVLRGFERDIPAGFLTYPVSQAADITAFKATRVPVGDDQLPMIEQTNELVRRFNNTVDKQVLVECEAVLSHVARLPGIDGKAKMSKSLGNAITLGATPDEITKAVNNMYTDPNHLRVSDPGQVEGNVVFAFLDAFEPDVPKVDELKAHYRRGGLGDSVVKRALNERLQSMLAPIRERRREFETDRAEVLNILRRGTLRAREVAGATVSEVKGALGLNYFQN, encoded by the coding sequence ATGACAGACGCAAACCAGACCACGAAACAACCCATTATCCTCACCGGCGACCGAACCACCGGCCCGCTTCATCTCGGCCACTACATCGGCTCGCTGCGCTCGCGCGTGCAGCTTCAGCACGAAGCGCAGCAATTCCTCCTGCTTGCCGATGCGCAGGCCATGACCGATAACGTGGGCCGCCACCAGAAAGTCACTGAAAACGTTATCGAGGTGGCGCTCGACTATCTGGCGGTCGGCATCGACCCGGCCAAGTCGACCATCTTCATCCAGTCGCAGGTGCCGGAACTGGCGGAACTGTCGCAGTATCTGCTGAATCTTGTGACGGTCGCGCGCCTCGAACGCAACCCGACCATCAAGGCGGAAATCGTGCTGCGCGGTTTCGAGCGCGACATCCCCGCCGGCTTTCTGACCTACCCGGTCAGCCAGGCTGCGGACATCACGGCGTTCAAGGCAACGCGCGTGCCGGTCGGCGACGACCAGTTGCCGATGATCGAACAAACCAATGAACTGGTGCGCCGCTTCAATAACACGGTCGACAAACAGGTGCTGGTGGAATGCGAAGCGGTGCTCTCGCACGTGGCGCGGCTGCCGGGCATAGACGGCAAAGCCAAGATGAGCAAGTCGCTGGGTAACGCCATTACGCTGGGCGCGACTCCGGACGAGATCACCAAGGCCGTGAACAACATGTACACGGACCCCAACCATCTGCGCGTCAGCGATCCGGGCCAGGTCGAAGGCAACGTTGTGTTCGCGTTCCTCGACGCGTTCGAGCCCGACGTACCGAAGGTCGACGAACTCAAGGCACACTACCGCCGCGGCGGCCTTGGCGACAGCGTGGTCAAGCGCGCGCTCAACGAACGGCTGCAATCGATGCTCGCCCCCATTCGCGAGCGCCGCCGCGAATTCGAGACCGACCGCGCCGAGGTGCTGAACATCCTGCGCCGCGGGACCTTGCGCGCGCGGGAAGTGGCGGGCGCGACGGTGTCGGAGGTGAAGGGCGCGCTCGGCCTGAATTATTTCCAGAACTGA
- a CDS encoding DUF1801 domain-containing protein yields MQKDPANPSERIDQLIAELTDWRGKTFASLRKAILEADPEIIKEWKWMGSPVWYRDGMIAVANAHKGKVKLTFAHGAKLADPGKLFNAGLEGNARRAIDFFEDDKIDARALKNLIRAAIDYNQSKEKKKAPASTRAKAAKGEAT; encoded by the coding sequence ATGCAGAAAGATCCAGCGAATCCATCGGAACGCATTGATCAGCTGATCGCAGAACTGACCGATTGGCGCGGCAAGACATTCGCCAGTCTGCGCAAGGCGATTCTCGAGGCCGACCCGGAAATCATCAAGGAATGGAAGTGGATGGGAAGTCCGGTGTGGTATCGGGATGGAATGATCGCGGTTGCCAACGCCCACAAAGGCAAGGTGAAGCTTACCTTCGCCCACGGGGCAAAGCTGGCGGATCCCGGCAAGCTTTTCAACGCAGGCCTCGAAGGCAACGCGAGACGAGCGATCGATTTTTTCGAGGACGACAAGATCGATGCGCGTGCTCTAAAAAATCTCATCCGTGCCGCCATTGATTACAACCAGAGCAAAGAGAAGAAGAAAGCGCCTGCTAGCACGCGAGCGAAAGCAGCCAAAGGTGAAGCGACCTGA
- a CDS encoding EAL domain-containing protein, producing the protein MDDDVDLYDQKRQSVFASLLSVMTGHAAEIVDAFYLKLAVLPKSKAILEALSPDELEHLKAKQRDTLLTMASPDLSAHAHREMALRVGRVHAIIGLDREELVRSRIILATEIRRSVDPVQHNEALSLLARRLTRDLAFQTEAYQQIQASRQQVLMALTNVAWEAETYTDLIGLTVNLLGRHEEVAGCSVGRPDSQGVFRFESASGGAIRAYVAHVEAGSEQQITTDAMQPQGQGPAGRAWRSGEVHRVVDIATDPSMEPWRERAAMAGFRSSIAIPLRQPGKPAKAILSLYSAYPGGYSSEDQSAFIAMLQSLLGLAIDRIENSEGHTRTVPYTQRQRWTELLHSEALVMYYQPLLDIRTGEVTKIEVLARLRDGDRVLSPAVFFPVMSSNDFFHLYVSGLNQALAQRNAWLRDDLDLAVAINLPPAALSDLRYFTATQQALAQHGCAPHVLTLEVLETDDLPANSDVLQALNRFKALGVILAEDDLGSGHSSLNRLRQLPFDWIKIDRNITNLADQDANSVLRFIYQLTRLGHSLGKSVVVEGIEHVDLLDAIGILGADAVQGYAIAEPMPAAQLTNWLATRPRTADTSAGHPRKGAFVKLAQLLIWEERLHLVSEDPLALTRLADIGNTPSASNVGGAVWEAPLASACQVCPFSTFFSDMDSIFPAGFGDESVKRAFVHTAINEGPRSEAYLAAREAIVEAILAASA; encoded by the coding sequence ATGGATGACGACGTCGATCTTTACGATCAAAAGCGCCAGTCCGTTTTCGCGTCTCTATTGAGCGTGATGACTGGTCACGCGGCGGAGATAGTCGATGCGTTCTACCTGAAACTGGCCGTACTCCCGAAATCGAAAGCCATTCTCGAGGCGCTCTCGCCCGACGAGTTGGAGCACCTCAAGGCGAAGCAGCGGGACACGCTGCTGACGATGGCGTCCCCCGATCTGAGCGCACACGCGCATCGAGAGATGGCTTTGCGGGTGGGCCGCGTGCACGCGATTATCGGTCTCGACCGGGAAGAACTCGTGCGCAGCAGGATCATTCTTGCGACCGAGATTCGTCGTTCGGTCGATCCAGTGCAGCATAACGAAGCACTGTCGCTACTGGCGCGCCGGTTGACGCGCGATCTCGCGTTTCAGACCGAAGCCTATCAACAGATCCAGGCGTCGCGGCAGCAGGTTCTCATGGCGCTCACGAACGTTGCGTGGGAGGCCGAGACTTACACCGATCTGATCGGCCTCACGGTGAATCTTCTTGGCCGACACGAAGAAGTCGCGGGATGTTCCGTCGGCCGACCTGACTCACAAGGCGTGTTTCGGTTCGAGTCCGCGTCGGGTGGCGCTATCCGCGCGTATGTTGCGCATGTCGAGGCGGGCAGCGAACAGCAGATCACGACCGACGCGATGCAGCCGCAAGGGCAGGGGCCGGCAGGGCGCGCATGGCGCAGCGGCGAGGTGCACCGGGTGGTCGATATTGCAACGGACCCGAGCATGGAACCCTGGCGGGAGCGGGCCGCCATGGCGGGCTTTCGCTCCAGTATCGCGATTCCGCTGCGGCAGCCGGGCAAACCGGCGAAGGCCATTCTTTCGCTGTATAGCGCCTATCCGGGAGGCTATTCGTCGGAAGATCAGAGTGCGTTCATTGCCATGCTGCAGAGCTTGCTGGGTCTCGCGATCGACCGGATCGAAAACTCCGAAGGGCACACACGCACGGTACCTTACACACAACGGCAGCGCTGGACGGAGTTGCTTCACTCTGAAGCGTTGGTGATGTATTACCAGCCCTTGCTCGACATCCGGACGGGGGAGGTGACGAAGATCGAAGTGCTCGCCCGGCTGCGGGACGGGGACCGTGTGCTGAGTCCGGCCGTTTTCTTTCCGGTCATGTCGTCGAACGATTTTTTTCACCTGTATGTAAGCGGCCTGAACCAGGCGCTCGCGCAAAGAAATGCGTGGTTGCGGGACGACCTCGATCTTGCCGTGGCGATCAATCTTCCTCCCGCCGCGCTCAGCGATCTCCGCTATTTCACGGCGACGCAGCAGGCGCTCGCGCAGCACGGCTGCGCCCCGCATGTGCTCACCCTGGAGGTGCTGGAAACCGACGACCTGCCCGCGAACAGCGACGTTCTGCAGGCATTGAACCGCTTCAAGGCACTGGGCGTGATTCTCGCGGAGGACGATCTGGGCTCGGGTCACAGCAGCCTGAACCGCTTGCGGCAATTGCCGTTCGACTGGATCAAGATAGATCGCAATATCACGAACCTCGCCGACCAGGACGCCAACAGCGTATTGCGTTTCATCTATCAGTTGACGAGACTTGGCCACTCGCTTGGCAAGTCGGTGGTGGTCGAGGGTATCGAACACGTCGATCTGCTCGACGCGATCGGAATTCTGGGCGCGGATGCCGTGCAGGGTTACGCTATCGCCGAGCCGATGCCGGCCGCCCAGTTGACGAACTGGCTGGCGACGCGCCCACGTACCGCCGATACGTCAGCCGGCCACCCTCGCAAGGGCGCATTCGTGAAGCTGGCGCAGTTGCTGATCTGGGAGGAACGGCTGCATCTCGTGTCCGAAGACCCGCTCGCGTTGACCCGCCTTGCCGACATCGGCAACACGCCGTCCGCGTCGAACGTGGGCGGCGCCGTTTGGGAAGCTCCGCTTGCGTCCGCATGTCAGGTCTGCCCGTTCTCGACGTTCTTCTCCGATATGGATTCGATCTTCCCGGCCGGATTCGGCGATGAGTCTGTCAAGCGGGCATTTGTCCATACCGCGATCAACGAAGGACCGCGTAGCGAAGCTTACCTGGCCGCCCGGGAAGCAATCGTCGAAGCGATTCTCGCGGCGTCGGCGTGA
- a CDS encoding LemA family protein, giving the protein MTAALISTFNVTTRPFAKTVCFIAAVFALLPAGGCGTYIAPANDAELKASLTDVLDLYSQRLRLVTQLTAIAKDNLKHGTSVLAAVASARAQIAAVNATPALANDPIAFERFDVAQRQLTEAVSALTVEAESEPRLNTDATFRALQGNLAVWATRIGSARTRYDEAAQIYNATLHTFPHNIAAKLYAEREKPLFTVSDRRPSGTLPHIDFRELRGALRV; this is encoded by the coding sequence ATGACAGCGGCGCTGATCTCAACATTCAATGTAACGACCCGACCGTTCGCGAAAACGGTTTGCTTTATTGCTGCTGTCTTCGCGCTCCTGCCGGCAGGCGGCTGCGGAACCTATATCGCGCCGGCGAACGACGCAGAGCTCAAGGCGTCGTTGACCGACGTGCTGGATCTCTATTCCCAGCGGCTCCGGCTGGTCACCCAGCTAACGGCGATTGCAAAAGACAACCTGAAGCACGGTACGTCCGTACTCGCCGCGGTTGCGAGCGCCCGCGCCCAGATCGCTGCCGTGAATGCCACGCCCGCGCTTGCAAACGACCCCATTGCATTCGAACGTTTCGACGTTGCGCAAAGGCAGTTGACCGAAGCCGTGTCCGCGCTGACGGTCGAAGCCGAATCCGAACCCCGCCTGAATACAGACGCCACCTTCCGTGCGCTTCAGGGCAACCTTGCCGTTTGGGCGACGCGTATCGGCTCCGCTCGCACGCGCTACGACGAAGCCGCGCAAATCTACAATGCAACGCTGCACACCTTTCCACACAACATCGCGGCAAAGCTGTACGCCGAGCGGGAAAAACCGCTTTTCACCGTATCGGACCGTCGGCCTTCGGGAACGCTGCCGCACATCGACTTCCGGGAGCTGCGCGGGGCTTTACGGGTCTAA
- a CDS encoding porin, which translates to MTSPLVHAQASLRLTGSMDAGIAYVSDAGNKSGHQSAWQAKNGDVNISRWALTGEEPITSDLNALFTLTNGFSVMTGTAAQQGRLFGFQSFVGLASKRSGTLTLGRQFDAVVQYVEPFALGGTAYGGTAFAHPYDNDNLDNYTRTNNSVKYSSPDFHGVTFGGTYGFSNKAGAFDDSREYSLGASYHYGGMRIGAGYFQFNHASNLATANTGGSEPAGAPFNADRQRTYAVGGNYRYNDALVGLVLSETRLDNATSINNVADTAISLPHDKVRFENAEVNVRYFMTPKWHVSANYVFTYGRFDTPTGVRYPKWHQLGLLNTYFISARTDVYAEALYQRANQLEGTGIQGAQISNFSRASGANQFVAAVGLRHRF; encoded by the coding sequence ATGACGTCGCCATTGGTTCATGCGCAAGCTTCATTGCGACTGACAGGATCGATGGACGCGGGCATTGCGTATGTTAGCGATGCCGGCAACAAGTCGGGACATCAGTCGGCCTGGCAGGCCAAGAATGGCGACGTGAACATCAGCCGCTGGGCGCTGACGGGCGAAGAACCCATTACCAGCGACCTGAATGCGCTCTTCACGCTGACCAATGGCTTTTCGGTCATGACGGGCACAGCCGCGCAGCAGGGCCGGCTATTCGGCTTCCAGTCGTTCGTGGGACTGGCCTCGAAGCGTTCGGGAACGCTCACGTTGGGCCGTCAGTTCGACGCGGTGGTGCAATACGTCGAGCCCTTCGCGCTCGGCGGCACCGCTTACGGCGGAACGGCCTTCGCGCATCCGTACGACAACGATAATCTGGATAACTACACGCGCACGAACAACTCGGTCAAATACTCGAGCCCGGACTTTCACGGTGTGACGTTCGGCGGCACGTATGGCTTCTCGAACAAGGCCGGGGCGTTCGACGACAGCCGCGAATATAGTTTGGGCGCGAGCTACCACTATGGCGGGATGCGCATCGGCGCGGGATATTTCCAGTTCAATCACGCTTCGAATCTCGCCACGGCCAATACGGGTGGTTCGGAACCGGCGGGTGCGCCGTTCAACGCCGACCGACAACGGACATACGCGGTGGGAGGAAACTACCGGTACAACGACGCACTCGTGGGACTGGTGCTAAGCGAGACCCGGCTCGATAACGCGACCTCGATCAACAACGTCGCCGATACGGCGATTTCGCTGCCGCACGACAAGGTCCGGTTCGAGAACGCCGAAGTCAACGTGCGCTACTTCATGACGCCCAAGTGGCATGTCTCGGCAAACTATGTCTTTACCTACGGCCGATTCGACACGCCGACCGGAGTGCGCTATCCGAAATGGCATCAACTCGGGCTGTTGAACACGTACTTTATTTCGGCGCGCACGGACGTGTATGCCGAAGCGTTATATCAGCGTGCGAACCAGTTGGAGGGGACGGGGATTCAGGGCGCCCAGATATCGAATTTTTCGCGCGCGTCGGGCGCGAATCAGTTCGTCGCGGCGGTCGGTCTGCGCCACCGCTTCTAA